The following are from one region of the Lytechinus variegatus isolate NC3 chromosome 4, Lvar_3.0, whole genome shotgun sequence genome:
- the LOC121412433 gene encoding uncharacterized protein LOC121412433, with the protein MSCFIPDISSLEDELRSCCTHTQWLQYNDEIESELSKHRSLLTERRNKKIETSLLSKGLKFCPTPPEVEQIALSQDLSTFYRRIRLKEFFLDEPPSDPEPFYRKSTWTPPKNRVPSLETYIQAVSSQVCSTDTLDTRAHDNLPREERHALSSLKNRSDIIIKPADKGSAVVVMDRQQYIDEAMKHLNNRSHYALLDSDPTCNFSLQIQSTLNDMKEHEHLSEKAHKFLSPTNAKPARFYLLPKIHKPGNPGRPILSGNGSPTEHISLFVDYHIKPLVSRAPSYIHDTPDFLRKLNDIKDQIPETAIIGTLDVSSLHTNIPHDEGIQASCEALAASGHSSPPISDIKSLMSHVLTKNNFTFMDQHYLQIFGTAMGTRMAPSFACLFMTKLEQQMLDSAPCRPWIWWRYIDDIFFIWTREEDSLHTFIDHINSFHRTIKFTSEFSQQETHFLDVTVQKKPNGITTTLYTKPTDTHQYLHSSLQNRHRLQSSPQTSPYLLRGP; encoded by the exons ATGTCTTGTTTTATCC CTGACATCAGTAGCTTGGAAGACGAACTACGTTCTTGTTGTACCCACACCCAGTGGCTTCAGtataatgatgaaattgaaTCTGAACTCTCTAAACACAGGTCTCTCCTCACTGAACGCAGGAACAAGAAAATAG aaacctctcttctctctAAAGGGCTCAAGTTTTGCCCAACGCCACCAGAAGTTGAACAGATAGCTCTCAGCCAAGACCTCTCTACATTCTACCGCAGGATACGTCTCAAAGAGTTCTTTCTAGATGAACCCCCTTCTGATCCCGAGCCCTTCTACCGGAAGAGCACATGGACTCCGCCCAAGAATAGAGTTCCTTCCCTTGAAACTTACATTCAAGCTGTCTCATCCCAAGTTTGCTCCACAGATACCCTCGACACCAGAGCACATGACAACCTTCCTCGAGAAGAACGCCACGCTCTCTCATCACTCAAAAACAGGTCCGACATCATCATCAAGCCTGCAGACAAAGGATCAGCCGTCGTCGTCATGGACCGCCAGCAGTACATCGATGAAGCCATGAAACATCTCAACAATCGATCTCACTATGCACTCCTTGATTCTGACCCCACTTGTAATTTCTCCCTACAGATCCAATCGACACTGAATGATATGAAAGAACACGAGCATCTATCTGAGAAGGCCCACAAATTTCTCTCCCCTACTAATGCTAAACCTGCCCGCTTCTATCTCCTCCCCAAGATCCATAAACCTGGCAACCCTGGTCGACCCATCCTCTCAGGAAATGGTTCCCCAACAGAGCACAtctccctttttgttgattatcACATTAAACCCCTTGTCTCACGTGCACCCTCTTACATCCACGACACCCCAGACTTTCTCAGGAAACTCAATGACATCAAGGACCAGATACCCGAGACTGCGATCATCGGCACTTTGGACGTTTCTTCACTGCACACCAATATCCCCCACGATGAAGGTATCCAAGCATCATGTGAAGCCTTGGCCGCCAGTGGCCATTCCAGTCCCCCCATATCTGATATCAAATCTCTGATGTCTCATGTACTAACAAAAAACAACTTCACTTTCATGGACCAGCACTATCTACAGATATTCGGCACAGCAATGGGCACCCGGATGGCTCCTTCATTCGCCTGTCTCTTCATGACCAAGCTGGAACAGCAGATGTTAGATTCCGCCCCCTGTCGCCCATGGATTTGGTGGCGTTACATAGACGACATTTTCTTCATCTGGACCAGGGAGGAAGATAGCCTCCACACATTCATTGACCACATCAATTCCTTCCACAGGACCATCAAATTCACTTCTGAATTCTCCCAACAGGAAACCCACTTCCTTGATGTCACAGTCCAGAAAAAGCCTAACGGTATCACCACTACCCTGTACACTAAACCCACAGATACCCACCAGTACCTCCACTCATCACTGCAAAACCGGCATCGCTTACAGTCAAGCCCTCAGACTTCGCCGTATCTGCTCCGAGGACCCTGA
- the LOC121412432 gene encoding uncharacterized protein LOC121412432, whose amino-acid sequence MITDSDLASRTNLTPDQIHDLLLTCLNSNSFKWRNNYYKQLQGAAMGSPLSPIIANIFMEHFEHQALKTADKPPSLWLRYVDDTFVIWPHSTPDLHQFLNHLNNQHPSIKFTMETQRDNSIPFLDVLITKTPSGFPSHQVYRKPTHTDRYLNFRSHHHPSIHQSVADTLVRRAHQLSDKAHLHQELKHVTNALTTINHYPRRRIKTQPPSHQPSTDSTENPSETKPVATIVLPYIGKTSHRLQRILHSANILVRHQSSRKLHSILHSHKDKHPSNKQPGVYKIPCDCGKVYIGETGRDFDTRLKEHKTHHRRSDWDRSAIVKHAQQENHRIEWERSHLITNIRHWNTRRVREAIEIHQHNTVPQDPGLHINSIWHPILRHRQTSNQSTNNQPSTVTPPSPPTQHSSLIASPTQPGTPPTHTPPPPTPRYNLRRRPNTSSVHQATHSLPPKLTRRVRRPTRTERHH is encoded by the coding sequence ATGATCACCGACTCAGACCTAGCATCCAGAACCAATCTCACACCAGACCAGATCCACGACCTCCTCCTCACCTGTCTCAACTCCAACTCCTTCAAATGGCGCAACAACTACTACAAACAACTACAAGGAGCAGCCATGGGGTCACCTCTCTCACCAATCATCGCTAACATATTCATGGAACACTTTGAGCACCAAGCACTCAAGACTGCGGACAAACCTCCTTCACTCTGGCTCCGCTACGTCGACGACACCTTTGTCATCTGGCCGCACAGCACACCAGACCTTCACCAGTTTCTCAACCACCTCAACAACCAGCACCCCAGCATCAAGTTCACCATGGAGACCCAACGCGACAACTCAATTCCATTTCTAGACGTTCTCATCACTAAGACACCGTCTGGATTCCCATCTCACCAGGTGTACCGAAAACCTACCCACACAGACCGCTACCTCAACTTCCGCTCACACCACCACCCGTCCATCCACCAATCAGTCGCCGACACTCTCGTCAGACGAGCCCACCAACTCAGCGACAAGGCACACTTACATCAAGAACTCAAGCACGTGACCAATGCACTCACCACCATCAACCACTACCCCAGAAGAAGGATCAAGACTCAACCACCCAGCCACCAACCCAGCACCGACAGCACCGAAAACCCATCCGAAACCAAGCCCGTCGCCACCATAGTCCTACCCTACATCGGCAAGACTTCACACCGACTACAACGCATCCTTCACTCTGCCAACATCCTCGTCAGACACCAATCCTCTCGAAAACTACACTCCATCCTTCACTCTCATAAGGACAAGCACCCATCCAACAAACAACCAGGCGTCTACAAGATCCCCTGCGACTGCGGTAAAGTCTACATTGGGGAAACCGGCCGAGACTTCGACACCAGACTCAAGGAACACAAGACCCACCACCGACGCAGCGACTGGGACCGATCCGCCATCGTCAAGCACGCACAACAAGAGAATCACCGCATAGAATGGGAAAGGAGCCACCTAATCACCAACATCCGGCACTGGAATACCAGAAGGGTCAGGGAAGCCATTGAGATACATCAACACAACACTGTGCCTCAAGACCCTGGCCTCCACATCAACAGCATCTGGCACCCAATCCTACGTCACCGTCAAACTTCTAACCAATCCACAAACAACCAGCCGTCCACCGTCACTCCACCGAGCCCTCCTACCCAACACAGCAGTCTGATTGCATCACCAACTCAACCAGGGACTCCGCCGACACACACACCACCGCCACCGACACCTCGCTACAACCTCCGCCGACGACCCAACACCTCATCCGTACACCAGGCCACCCACTCACTCCCGCCGAAGCTCACCCGACGAGTCCGCCGACCAACACGCACAGAACGCCACCATTGA